The Desulfomicrobium orale DSM 12838 genome includes a window with the following:
- a CDS encoding Ig-like domain-containing protein, with translation MSHSFFQLEPRLLFDASSADAVDHLDDGGVHVQFPGLAFIHDENLAPDDAGRDVAKETPVEIFVIDASVRDSAQIEKDLGPDAVLLRLDAKTDGLTVLSDFLSGYRQVDALHIFSHGADGEIRLGSTILNEAALVARSGQIEGWRSAFSDGGDIVLYGCDVAKSGSGQAFATHLATLTGADVAASTDATGSAEKGGNWTLEFRSGEVETAAVAVQDYGDLLGAPHITGVENLIRLGTEDSDMLVQWVRIDSSAANIKMTIKADHGTLHLKHTDGLTFEPGYGNGTAELRFSGARSDINMALLGHTNDAGGGNSNSMVYRPDANYSGKATLVITAETDASATKTFQLDFAAVNDAPDLSSRVPLSVAEGGSAPFSLANLAADENALDPDIASGQQVLAQQMMIVDTLPVHGRLTYKGGLVDRGAVIPVSDLAELRYTHDGTDLTADITDTFDVKVNDGGGGSTPAQLSVTVTPKNVAPVVKQDRISIIEGQIKSVEPEIELGDTADSWANSSIVIDQINPGLSGGAAQGVFFFDADDNNRLDPGEELTGAVTLTQGQRENLSKFKFSHNGAEPDAPGAVPPSYRITVTDGGGGQGGGAALTTIQTVTLAVEPNNDDPALQNSHPDAQRAKIIEEWATVTVDDSMLKVTDVDRDPTDTANTTPAGQLVYTLTGLPQQGELHLRTSDGNWAILGVGGRFTQEDIDAGRVSYKQTMNVPIGPNTPDKFTFTVCDSAFGYAMNDGVPGEIREGAIRDAHGAVSVREFHFSITPKPDQGGVPPVQPTITYNFTPSGSSTNQNITEWNEANVGSPDGYILTKAMLEYKISQKSDSGTPDPADDRTVELSPKETVYTLTTVPGNGKLQKYTGNDWVPMAEGAVFTQADINADKIRFVSDGGEMHQATFEYTVSAGTVEATQKGAFTVKITPTNDRPTAAGGETKVAEGLDKAVRLDVQTIGMADIDTSPDKDALWFRISTLPAHGTLQRWDGTAWVAVQTNEWLSRDILTATADGKASGLRYVHDGTEPLTYAAGPRVTFTYEVRDDLSKPSVPFTVDTSPVAGTIAGGGDAQSHLSLQATAAVSILPENDPPMVADKPGAPDPTIPGTIAEGGALQGKNEVLNISEGAFVRIDSGHLTAIDPDNTVVQRQYRITGAPAHGWLFLDEKLLSVGSTFTQKDINDGRIYYWHGGAEPGERITDGLGSYDDKFHFVISDGVNEDTGDATNNNVFLITVGSPANDKPELKPTEGSMDVFSTGGYVNVPGIGITDSDLDAITTGEKDFLRVEVSVVDAGDNPVPGAKLTYTAADPASGDAHVSGKESNSLVVQGTRAEVQAILNSLRVDPGSDRDSATDKIRIVADDRLRDSSGNFLLVDGKQTANGGRENEAPYNAPDTDKEVNDANNRVTAYIALRSSTTNDAPGIANTTPFRVNEDVELALNGFTLSDADSFDKHVTVTVALFRDAFHTQPADPATEGKLLLGGTDGVTASGNETNTVTLRGKMADVQNALNALRFQAAADYNGPGAGEGRLYLRSSFTDFGHANIPAGNTAHLDQDIVIVPVNDVPVLEVPGNKTMTENTSIDLNGFDVSDVKDTAQGATDFVKVTLTAKDENAPYGKLNVGDAHGAAVTNDGTAEVTISGSAAQVKAALNSLKYTPDNTNVDKVITVTVVADDRVAAEGDKGNGAENTGNQATSLGTGNTVTKSFTITVSDTNDAPTVNAPSTVNMSEDSTVVFDGGSGAGHAAKIVFADSDTFSSTNNTVTITVPSGKVAIGNLSGAVISGGADNSGTVTLTGSLANINAALASLRYTPDADYNSTNPVPLTATFNDQGNVGTGGPQTVTTTVNITVDPVNDAPTRSDANPVVLSAIDEDTTEPVGETIGNLVSAKFRDTKDDQAAHGGSDSNAFYGVVVVGMTDESITKGVWQYSDDNGNTWTTIPAVSAASGLVLKADAKVRFLPKADWNGSPTGLTTRLIETGGTMSGTGDRVNVSGANSGGTAIYSDASNAVVINTSVTPVNDPPVAVDDTNSIEENTASVDGNVKPGTVGQDSDPESPSAQLVVTGIRTGTEAEGGAMTAVATGTTGGTGTEIPGRYGTLKIGADGSYVYTLDNGNPKVNFLREGQNLTETFSYTLADPEGKTDTAQLTITIMGKTDGPPSVTPVDGNGGANGQADVYESGLTADGPAGQSRTATGVIELNAPDGLKQVTVAGRTFTAAELAALSAGSPSDVIDTGEGELRLTGLSDVSGTADTLTAARLGYTYVLKAAQSHGGTESTDQIGLTITDQADVARNGVLTVRIVDDIPTARDDAAGMYKTTSTLTGKVVENDRAGADGVTVAGVQAGDSGGADVAGGVGIQIDGAYGRLTLNSDGSYSYQLNPANPAVSGLAHGDLPLTETFSYTIKDADGDASTARLVITISASDVPKAVNDSFSVRPGGTVTSNLSGNDRPSLDGGNVWTLASGPAHGSVTVNADGTFSYTASSGYSGADSFTYTITDADGDTSTATVFIAIDDSPGAVGDSYSTAHNTPVSGSLSGNDRPSLDGGNIWAKTSNPSHGTVTVNPDGTFVYVPTPGYSGTDSFTYRITDADGDTSTATVTITVGENGRPVAVPDTVSTRPDMPVSGSLSGNDRPSPDGGNTWSKTTDPSHGTVTVNPDGTFVYVPTPGYTGPDSFTYTITDSDGDTSTATVTITVGENGRPVAVPDSVSTRPDTPVSGSLSGNDRPSPDGGNTWSKTTDPSHGTVTVNPDGTFVYVPTPGYTGPDSFTYTITDSDGDTSTATVTITVGENGRPVAVPDSVSTRPDTPVSGSLSGNDRPSPDGGNTWSKTTDPSHGTVTVNPDGTFVYVPTPGYTGPDSFTYTITDSDGDTSTATVTITVGGMASGEHRSGDSAGRHSKRPGGIGPVRPGIEPLRPEESTLGGGLHLFPAWNFRQSGIMGERNILVRALEFSEHPRQLEVAYVQWINLWHGEQNRTVVDIPPEALSVLTGTDIRSEAKLADGSPLPFWVTFDADARALLVNPPGDLTQKSTTVKVWFWDEKGNEAVVSITLNLKADAARFVAGAETRIDQWETEQTVTASPGETVEVSLPMEAWHREVLTGGQVTFSAALADGSPLPKGLALDPQTGEVSGKIPVGAGETVLEVRVIASDELGNRSEIVHRLRVLPSEGGRAARPSFTVQLAAFRA, from the coding sequence ATGAGCCACTCTTTTTTCCAGTTGGAACCCCGTCTTTTGTTCGACGCCTCCTCCGCCGACGCAGTGGATCATCTTGACGATGGCGGCGTGCATGTCCAGTTTCCCGGCCTGGCCTTTATCCATGACGAAAATTTGGCACCGGATGATGCGGGCCGGGACGTCGCTAAAGAGACCCCCGTGGAGATTTTTGTCATCGACGCTTCGGTACGGGACTCCGCCCAGATTGAAAAGGACCTGGGACCGGATGCCGTACTTCTCCGGTTGGACGCGAAAACCGACGGCCTTACGGTTTTGAGCGATTTTTTGAGCGGATACCGGCAGGTGGACGCCCTGCATATTTTTTCCCACGGCGCGGACGGAGAAATTCGTCTGGGTTCGACCATATTGAACGAGGCGGCTCTTGTCGCGCGCAGCGGGCAGATCGAGGGTTGGCGCTCCGCTTTCAGCGACGGGGGCGATATTGTGCTGTACGGCTGCGATGTGGCCAAGTCCGGCTCCGGACAGGCTTTTGCCACCCACCTGGCGACCCTGACCGGAGCCGATGTGGCCGCTTCCACGGATGCCACGGGCAGTGCGGAAAAGGGCGGCAACTGGACTCTGGAGTTCAGAAGCGGAGAAGTGGAGACCGCTGCCGTGGCGGTTCAGGACTACGGCGATCTATTGGGCGCTCCACATATCACTGGTGTGGAAAATCTGATCCGGCTCGGCACCGAGGACTCGGACATGCTGGTTCAGTGGGTCAGAATCGATTCCAGCGCCGCGAATATCAAAATGACGATCAAGGCGGACCACGGCACGCTTCACCTGAAACACACGGACGGGCTGACCTTTGAACCGGGCTATGGAAACGGCACGGCCGAACTGCGCTTCAGCGGCGCGCGCAGCGACATCAACATGGCCTTGCTGGGGCACACCAACGATGCCGGCGGCGGCAACAGCAACAGCATGGTTTACCGCCCTGACGCCAATTACAGCGGCAAGGCCACGCTGGTGATCACTGCCGAGACTGATGCCTCCGCCACCAAGACGTTTCAGCTCGACTTCGCGGCTGTCAACGACGCGCCCGATTTGTCTTCCCGGGTTCCCCTGTCCGTGGCCGAAGGGGGATCAGCCCCCTTTTCTCTGGCGAACCTGGCGGCAGACGAAAATGCGCTGGACCCGGACATTGCCAGCGGCCAGCAGGTGCTCGCACAGCAGATGATGATCGTTGACACCCTGCCCGTCCATGGCCGTCTGACCTACAAAGGCGGTCTGGTGGACAGGGGCGCGGTCATTCCGGTTTCCGATCTGGCCGAGCTGCGGTACACGCATGACGGCACGGATCTGACCGCAGACATCACGGATACCTTTGATGTCAAGGTCAATGACGGCGGCGGCGGATCGACACCCGCGCAGCTCAGCGTCACCGTCACCCCGAAAAACGTGGCTCCAGTCGTCAAGCAGGACCGGATCAGCATCATTGAGGGACAGATCAAATCCGTGGAGCCGGAAATCGAGCTGGGCGATACGGCCGACTCCTGGGCCAATTCCTCCATCGTCATTGACCAGATCAATCCGGGGTTGAGCGGCGGTGCGGCTCAGGGCGTGTTTTTCTTTGACGCCGACGATAACAACAGGCTTGATCCCGGTGAGGAGCTGACCGGCGCCGTGACTCTGACCCAGGGCCAGAGGGAAAATCTTTCAAAGTTCAAATTCTCCCATAACGGTGCGGAACCCGACGCGCCCGGAGCTGTGCCTCCGTCCTACCGCATTACGGTAACGGACGGCGGCGGCGGACAGGGCGGCGGCGCGGCGCTGACCACAATTCAAACCGTCACGCTGGCGGTGGAGCCCAACAACGACGATCCGGCGTTACAAAACAGCCATCCCGACGCACAAAGGGCCAAAATCATCGAGGAGTGGGCCACGGTGACGGTGGACGACTCCATGCTCAAAGTCACCGACGTGGATCGGGACCCCACCGATACGGCCAATACCACGCCCGCCGGACAGTTGGTCTACACGCTCACCGGGCTGCCGCAACAGGGCGAACTGCACCTGAGAACATCGGACGGCAATTGGGCCATTCTCGGCGTGGGTGGCCGCTTCACCCAGGAGGACATCGACGCGGGGCGGGTGAGCTACAAGCAGACCATGAACGTGCCTATAGGGCCCAATACACCGGACAAGTTCACCTTCACGGTATGTGATTCGGCCTTTGGCTATGCCATGAATGATGGTGTTCCCGGCGAGATTCGCGAAGGTGCCATACGGGACGCCCACGGCGCTGTCTCGGTGCGGGAGTTTCATTTCAGCATCACGCCCAAGCCGGATCAAGGCGGAGTTCCCCCGGTGCAGCCGACAATTACTTACAACTTCACTCCTTCCGGCAGTTCCACCAATCAGAATATCACGGAATGGAACGAGGCCAATGTGGGCTCTCCGGACGGCTATATTCTGACCAAGGCCATGCTGGAGTACAAAATCTCCCAGAAGAGCGACAGCGGCACGCCCGATCCGGCTGACGACAGGACGGTCGAGCTCAGTCCGAAGGAGACAGTGTACACTCTGACTACTGTCCCCGGCAATGGGAAGCTCCAGAAATACACCGGCAACGACTGGGTGCCCATGGCCGAAGGAGCGGTGTTCACCCAGGCGGACATCAACGCGGATAAAATCCGCTTTGTCAGCGACGGCGGCGAAATGCACCAGGCAACTTTCGAGTACACCGTCAGCGCCGGAACGGTGGAGGCCACTCAAAAGGGTGCATTTACCGTCAAGATTACGCCTACCAACGACCGTCCCACGGCTGCGGGCGGAGAGACCAAGGTGGCGGAAGGCCTCGACAAGGCTGTCCGGCTGGACGTCCAGACCATTGGCATGGCCGACATAGATACGAGTCCGGACAAGGACGCCCTGTGGTTCCGGATCAGCACATTGCCCGCCCACGGGACATTGCAACGCTGGGATGGCACGGCCTGGGTGGCTGTACAAACCAATGAGTGGCTTTCCAGAGATATCCTCACGGCCACGGCTGACGGCAAAGCTTCCGGCCTGCGCTATGTGCACGACGGCACGGAGCCGCTGACCTACGCCGCTGGCCCCAGAGTCACTTTTACATACGAAGTCCGGGATGATCTGTCCAAGCCGTCTGTTCCTTTCACCGTGGATACTTCTCCGGTGGCGGGCACCATCGCTGGCGGCGGAGACGCGCAGTCCCACCTGAGCCTGCAGGCCACGGCGGCGGTGAGCATCCTGCCTGAGAACGATCCGCCCATGGTGGCCGACAAGCCGGGGGCTCCCGATCCCACCATACCCGGAACCATTGCGGAAGGTGGTGCACTTCAGGGGAAAAACGAGGTGCTGAATATTTCCGAAGGCGCCTTTGTGCGCATAGACAGTGGTCACCTCACCGCCATCGATCCGGACAACACCGTGGTGCAGCGTCAATACCGCATCACCGGGGCTCCTGCCCACGGCTGGCTGTTTCTGGACGAAAAATTGCTGTCGGTGGGCTCCACCTTCACTCAGAAGGACATCAACGACGGAAGAATATACTACTGGCACGGAGGTGCGGAACCCGGGGAGCGGATCACGGACGGACTAGGTTCCTACGATGACAAGTTTCATTTCGTCATCAGCGACGGTGTGAACGAAGATACGGGCGATGCGACCAATAATAACGTCTTTCTGATTACCGTGGGCTCCCCGGCCAACGACAAGCCGGAACTGAAGCCGACCGAAGGTTCCATGGACGTGTTTTCCACGGGCGGCTATGTGAATGTGCCGGGCATCGGCATAACGGACTCGGACTTGGATGCCATCACCACCGGGGAGAAGGATTTTCTGCGGGTGGAAGTGAGCGTGGTGGACGCGGGGGATAATCCTGTTCCGGGCGCGAAGCTCACCTACACTGCGGCTGATCCGGCCTCTGGCGACGCTCATGTTTCCGGCAAGGAGAGCAACTCCCTCGTGGTTCAGGGAACCCGCGCCGAGGTGCAGGCCATCCTGAACAGTCTGCGGGTGGACCCCGGCAGTGACAGAGACAGCGCCACGGATAAAATCCGGATAGTCGCGGACGACCGCCTGCGTGATTCTTCCGGCAACTTTCTTCTCGTCGACGGTAAACAGACAGCCAACGGCGGTAGGGAAAACGAGGCCCCCTACAACGCGCCTGACACGGACAAAGAGGTGAACGACGCCAATAACCGCGTGACCGCGTACATCGCTCTGCGTTCGTCCACCACCAACGATGCGCCGGGCATCGCCAATACCACGCCTTTCCGCGTGAACGAGGACGTTGAACTGGCTCTGAACGGTTTCACCCTGTCCGACGCCGACAGCTTCGACAAGCATGTCACGGTGACGGTGGCGCTGTTCAGGGACGCGTTCCACACCCAACCGGCCGACCCCGCTACCGAAGGCAAACTGCTGCTGGGCGGAACGGACGGCGTTACGGCCAGTGGTAATGAGACAAATACCGTCACCCTGAGGGGTAAGATGGCTGACGTGCAGAACGCCCTGAACGCCCTGCGTTTTCAGGCCGCTGCGGATTACAACGGTCCCGGCGCAGGAGAGGGCAGGCTGTATCTCAGGAGCTCCTTCACGGATTTCGGCCATGCGAATATCCCGGCGGGAAATACTGCGCACCTTGACCAGGATATCGTCATCGTGCCGGTGAACGATGTCCCCGTCCTGGAGGTCCCCGGCAACAAGACCATGACCGAGAATACGTCCATCGACCTGAACGGCTTCGATGTGTCCGACGTCAAGGATACCGCTCAGGGTGCGACGGATTTTGTGAAGGTCACCCTGACCGCCAAGGATGAAAATGCGCCGTACGGCAAACTGAATGTCGGCGATGCTCACGGTGCGGCGGTCACAAACGACGGCACGGCGGAGGTGACGATCTCCGGTTCGGCGGCCCAGGTGAAGGCGGCCCTGAACAGCCTGAAGTATACCCCGGACAACACCAACGTGGACAAGGTCATCACCGTTACGGTGGTGGCCGACGACCGTGTCGCAGCAGAGGGCGATAAGGGGAACGGCGCGGAAAACACGGGTAACCAGGCCACCAGTCTCGGCACCGGCAATACCGTAACCAAAAGCTTTACCATCACGGTCTCCGACACCAACGACGCTCCCACGGTGAACGCCCCGTCCACAGTGAACATGTCCGAGGACTCCACCGTGGTCTTTGACGGCGGCTCCGGCGCGGGACATGCGGCCAAGATCGTCTTTGCCGACAGCGACACCTTTTCAAGCACCAATAATACGGTCACCATCACCGTGCCTTCGGGCAAGGTTGCCATCGGCAATTTGTCCGGCGCGGTGATTTCCGGCGGGGCCGATAATTCGGGGACCGTGACGCTGACCGGCTCGCTGGCCAATATCAATGCGGCTCTGGCATCCCTCCGGTACACACCCGATGCCGACTACAACAGCACAAATCCGGTGCCGCTCACGGCGACGTTCAACGATCAGGGCAATGTAGGCACCGGCGGCCCCCAAACCGTCACGACTACTGTAAACATCACCGTTGACCCGGTGAATGACGCCCCTACCCGATCGGACGCCAATCCGGTTGTTCTGTCCGCCATCGATGAGGACACGACGGAACCAGTGGGTGAGACCATCGGCAATCTGGTCTCGGCTAAATTCCGGGATACGAAGGATGACCAGGCCGCTCATGGCGGCAGCGATTCCAACGCGTTTTACGGGGTTGTGGTCGTGGGTATGACCGATGAGTCCATCACCAAGGGTGTGTGGCAGTATTCCGATGACAACGGCAATACCTGGACAACCATTCCCGCTGTTTCCGCAGCCAGCGGGCTGGTGCTTAAGGCCGACGCCAAGGTACGCTTCCTGCCCAAGGCCGACTGGAATGGTTCGCCTACCGGGCTCACCACCCGGCTCATCGAGACGGGCGGGACTATGTCCGGAACGGGAGATCGAGTGAATGTGAGCGGAGCGAACTCCGGGGGGACGGCCATTTATTCCGACGCCTCCAACGCGGTGGTCATCAATACCAGCGTTACACCGGTGAACGATCCGCCTGTGGCCGTGGACGACACCAATTCCATCGAAGAGAATACGGCCTCGGTTGACGGAAATGTCAAGCCCGGCACCGTCGGGCAGGATTCCGACCCGGAAAGCCCCAGCGCCCAGCTGGTTGTGACAGGCATCCGCACGGGAACGGAAGCTGAGGGCGGAGCCATGACTGCCGTGGCCACTGGAACGACAGGCGGGACGGGAACGGAGATTCCCGGTCGTTACGGCACGCTGAAAATCGGTGCCGACGGCTCCTATGTCTACACGCTGGACAACGGCAATCCGAAGGTCAATTTCCTGAGAGAAGGGCAGAACCTCACCGAAACCTTCTCGTACACTTTGGCCGATCCTGAAGGGAAGACGGATACGGCGCAGCTGACCATCACCATCATGGGCAAGACGGATGGGCCGCCGTCCGTCACGCCTGTTGACGGCAACGGTGGGGCTAATGGTCAGGCTGATGTGTACGAGTCCGGCCTGACAGCCGATGGTCCGGCCGGACAGTCCAGAACCGCCACGGGCGTCATCGAACTGAACGCTCCCGACGGATTGAAGCAGGTGACCGTTGCCGGGCGGACTTTCACGGCGGCGGAACTGGCCGCCCTGTCCGCCGGTTCGCCTTCGGATGTCATCGATACGGGTGAGGGCGAACTGCGTCTGACCGGCCTGAGCGATGTGTCCGGCACCGCCGACACGCTCACGGCCGCCAGGCTGGGTTACACCTATGTTCTGAAGGCGGCCCAGTCTCATGGGGGCACGGAAAGTACTGACCAGATCGGCCTGACCATCACGGACCAGGCCGATGTCGCCCGAAATGGCGTACTGACTGTGCGCATTGTAGACGATATTCCCACAGCCAGAGATGACGCGGCCGGCATGTACAAGACTACCTCCACCCTGACGGGCAAGGTTGTGGAAAATGACCGTGCAGGTGCCGACGGCGTGACTGTGGCCGGCGTTCAGGCCGGAGACAGCGGCGGAGCTGATGTCGCCGGGGGAGTCGGTATCCAGATAGACGGCGCTTACGGCAGGTTGACCCTGAATTCCGACGGCTCCTACTCCTACCAGCTGAATCCCGCCAACCCCGCGGTCAGCGGACTGGCTCATGGGGACCTTCCCCTGACCGAGACATTCTCCTACACGATCAAAGACGCCGACGGGGACGCATCCACTGCCAGGCTGGTCATCACCATCAGCGCCAGCGACGTGCCCAAGGCCGTGAACGATTCCTTCTCCGTCAGGCCCGGCGGTACGGTGACCAGCAATCTTTCGGGCAACGACCGGCCGTCTCTGGACGGCGGCAATGTCTGGACCCTGGCCTCCGGCCCGGCTCACGGCTCCGTGACGGTCAACGCCGACGGGACGTTCTCTTACACGGCCTCCTCTGGCTATTCCGGGGCGGACTCCTTCACGTACACGATCACGGACGCCGACGGGGACACATCCACGGCCACGGTGTTTATCGCCATTGACGATTCGCCGGGAGCCGTGGGGGATTCCTACTCCACTGCGCATAATACACCCGTTTCCGGCAGTCTTTCGGGCAACGACCGGCCGTCTCTGGACGGCGGCAATATCTGGGCCAAGACCTCCAATCCATCCCACGGCACGGTAACGGTGAATCCCGACGGGACGTTCGTCTACGTCCCAACCCCCGGCTATTCCGGCACGGATTCTTTTACCTATCGTATTACGGACGCCGACGGGGACACGTCCACAGCCACCGTGACCATCACCGTGGGCGAGAACGGCAGACCCGTGGCCGTGCCGGATACCGTCTCCACCAGACCGGACATGCCGGTTTCGGGGAGCCTTTCGGGTAACGACCGGCCGTCTCCTGACGGCGGGAATACGTGGAGCAAAACCACGGATCCGTCCCACGGCACGGTGACGGTGAATCCCGACGGGACCTTCGTCTATGTTCCAACCCCCGGCTATACGGGTCCGGACTCCTTCACGTACACGATCACGGATTCCGACGGGGATACATCCACAGCCACCGTGACCATCACCGTGGGAGAGAACGGCAGACCCGTGGCCGTGCCGGACTCCGTCTCCACCAGACCGGATACGCCGGTTTCGGGGAGTCTTTCGGGTAACGACCGGCCGTCTCCTGACGGCGGGAACACGTGGAGCAAAACCACGGACCCGTCCCACGGCACGGTGACGGTGAATCCCGACGGGACGTTCGTCTACGTCCCAACCCCCGGCTATACGGGTCCGGACTCCTTCACGTACACGATCACGGATTCCGACGGGGATACATCCACAGCCACCGTGACCATCACCGTGGGAGAGAACGGCAGACCCGTGGCCGTGCCGGACTCCGTCTCCACCAGACCGGATACGCCGGTTTCGGGGAGTCTTTCGGGTAACGACCGGCCGTCTCCTGACGGCGGGAACACGTGGAGCAAAACCACGGACCCGTCCCACGGCACGGTGACGGTGAATCCCGACGGGACGTTCGTCTACGTCCCAACCCCCGGCTATACGGGTCCGGACTCCTTCACGTACACGATCACGGATTCCGACGGGGACACGTCCACAGCCACC
- the trmFO gene encoding methylenetetrahydrofolate--tRNA-(uracil(54)-C(5))-methyltransferase (FADH(2)-oxidizing) TrmFO encodes MDRVKIIGAGLAGCEAAWQLAESGVGVELFEMKPHAFSPAHKSPLLAELVCSNSFRSTETETGIGLLKREMEDLGSLVMRVARKCAVPAGKALAVDREIFSREMTCLLTEHPRIDLVRREILRLGDVDDGSCPIIVAAGPLAGESLASDLGGIIGQEALAFYDAIAPIVATDSVDMNVAFWASRHAPEEKDYLNCPMTEEEYLRFVRELLGGEKVALREFEQEVHFEGCLPIEVMAGRGEMTLAFGPLKPVGLVDPRTGRQPFAVVQLRTENLDRTAMNMVGFQTKLTYPEQRRIFALIPGLAQAEFLRLGSIHRNTYVHAPVVLTSHLELLARPGTYLAGQLSGVEGYLESAATGLWLGLFLAGKVDLPPVETALGALLGHLRTPAKNFQPSNAHFGLMPALNRKAPKKKRKELYAARARESWAGWREKSGLAGEPE; translated from the coding sequence ATGGATCGCGTCAAAATCATCGGGGCCGGTCTGGCCGGATGCGAAGCGGCCTGGCAGCTGGCCGAATCCGGAGTTGGCGTGGAGCTTTTCGAGATGAAACCCCATGCCTTTTCCCCGGCCCATAAGAGCCCCCTGCTGGCCGAACTGGTCTGTTCCAATTCGTTCCGCTCGACAGAAACGGAAACAGGCATCGGGCTGCTCAAACGGGAAATGGAAGATCTGGGCAGCCTTGTCATGCGCGTGGCCCGGAAATGCGCGGTCCCCGCCGGCAAGGCCCTGGCCGTGGACCGGGAAATTTTCTCGCGGGAAATGACCTGCCTGCTCACGGAGCACCCGCGCATCGACCTTGTCCGCCGGGAAATCCTCCGTCTGGGCGACGTGGACGATGGCTCGTGCCCGATCATCGTGGCGGCCGGTCCTCTGGCCGGGGAAAGTCTGGCTTCGGATCTGGGCGGAATCATCGGACAGGAAGCCCTGGCCTTCTACGACGCCATCGCGCCCATTGTGGCCACGGATTCCGTGGATATGAACGTGGCCTTCTGGGCCTCGCGCCACGCGCCGGAAGAAAAGGACTATCTCAACTGCCCCATGACCGAGGAGGAATACCTGCGTTTCGTGCGGGAGCTCCTGGGCGGGGAGAAAGTCGCCCTGCGGGAATTCGAGCAGGAGGTGCATTTCGAGGGCTGCCTGCCCATCGAAGTCATGGCCGGGCGCGGCGAAATGACCCTGGCCTTCGGTCCCCTGAAACCCGTGGGCCTCGTCGATCCCCGCACGGGCCGACAGCCCTTTGCCGTGGTGCAGCTCAGGACCGAGAATCTGGACAGGACGGCCATGAACATGGTGGGCTTTCAAACCAAGCTCACCTATCCGGAACAGCGCCGGATCTTCGCCCTCATTCCCGGCCTCGCGCAGGCCGAATTCCTGCGCCTGGGCAGCATCCACCGCAATACTTATGTGCATGCCCCGGTGGTGTTGACCTCGCATCTGGAGCTTCTGGCCCGCCCCGGCACCTATCTGGCCGGGCAGTTGAGCGGCGTGGAAGGCTATCTGGAATCCGCGGCCACAGGTCTGTGGCTGGGGCTTTTTCTGGCGGGAAAGGTGGACCTGCCGCCCGTGGAAACGGCCTTGGGCGCTCTTTTGGGACATCTGCGCACTCCGGCCAAAAATTTCCAGCCGTCCAACGCGCATTTCGGGCTCATGCCCGCCCTGAACCGCAAGGCGCCCAAAAAAAAGCGCAAAGAGCTGTACGCCGCGCGGGCCAGAGAGAGCTGGGCCGGATGGCGGGAAAAATCCGGGCTGGCTGGCGAGCCGGAATAG
- the cbiB gene encoding adenosylcobinamide-phosphate synthase CbiB has translation MPDIHASSVNLALAVFLPGCALLDAVFGDPRHWPHPVRWIGAAVHRLEGPARAFPWGPRPGGCAAVLGMMLVCAAAAELLTSLPLLGGLLALYLGYAGLALGCLVREVDRAARLVDSGRLAEARAHLAGLVSRDTADMDESDVRRALGETLSENFNDGFVAPFFWLSLLGPAGLWAYKAVSTMDSMWGYRTERFRDLGFGAARADDVLAWLPARLSALFLWLAGLVLGRPVPWRLIVRDARTMDSPNAGWPMSAAAHIVGVGMGGPTRYFGEVKEKPLLGPVDGTWNSASLRAMRRLVMAAAVLCVLCLSAASAFLSLWALDLGSFL, from the coding sequence ATGCCCGACATCCATGCCTCGTCTGTCAATCTCGCTCTGGCGGTTTTTCTGCCGGGGTGTGCCCTGCTGGATGCCGTCTTCGGCGATCCCCGCCACTGGCCGCATCCGGTGCGCTGGATCGGCGCGGCGGTGCACCGCCTAGAAGGCCCGGCCCGGGCTTTTCCCTGGGGACCCCGTCCGGGCGGATGCGCGGCCGTGCTGGGCATGATGCTCGTCTGCGCCGCTGCGGCGGAACTGCTCACGAGTCTGCCGCTGCTGGGCGGATTGCTGGCTCTGTATCTGGGATACGCCGGCTTGGCTCTGGGATGTCTGGTGCGCGAGGTGGACCGGGCTGCCCGGCTGGTGGATTCCGGGCGGCTGGCCGAGGCGCGGGCGCATCTGGCCGGGCTGGTCAGCCGGGACACGGCGGACATGGACGAGAGTGATGTCCGCCGCGCTCTCGGGGAAACCCTGTCCGAGAATTTCAACGACGGGTTCGTGGCTCCGTTTTTCTGGCTCTCTCTGCTGGGTCCGGCCGGTCTGTGGGCGTACAAGGCCGTGAGCACCATGGATTCCATGTGGGGCTACCGCACAGAGCGCTTCCGGGATCTGGGCTTCGGCGCGGCCAGGGCCGACGATGTGCTGGCCTGGCTTCCGGCCCGGCTGTCGGCCCTGTTTCTGTGGCTGGCAGGACTTGTGCTGGGCCGTCCCGTGCCGTGGCGGCTGATTGTGCGCGACGCCCGCACCATGGACAGTCCCAATGCGGGCTGGCCCATGAGCGCGGCCGCGCACATCGTGGGTGTCGGCATGGGCGGGCCGACCCGGTATTTCGGCGAGGTAAAGGAAAAGCCCCTTCTCGGCCCGGTGGACGGAACATGGAACTCGGCCTCTCTCCGGGCCATGCGCCGTCTGGTCATGGCGGCGGCGGTACTGTGTGTCCTTTGTCTGTCTGCGGCCAGCGCTTTTCTGTCCCTGTGGGCTTTGGATCTCGGTTCTTTTCTTTGA